Genomic segment of Paenibacillus macerans:
TATGTCGTGGAAGTGGAGGATTTGAAGCTGGGCGGTTTGAACCGGATGACCCGGGATTTAAAGCTTCCCGGAGGAAAAGGAATCAACGTGTCGCGCGTGCTGAACCGGCTTGGCGCGGAGAATACGGCGATCGGCTTCCTTGGCGGGTTTACCGGCCGCCATATTGAAGATTTGCTGCGCGGGGAAGCGGTTCGTACCGATTTTGTGCATGTCGCCGACGATACGCGGATTAACATCAAGCTGAAGCATGGACAGGAAACGGAAATCAACGGCCAAGGTCCGAAGATTCGTCCGGAGGAAGAAGAAGCTTTGATGCGCAAGCTGTCGGCGTTAAAGCAAAACGATGTTGTGGTCCTGTCCGGCAGCATCCCTTCGTCACTCGCCGCCGATTTCTATCAGCGGATCATCGGCGTTTGCAGAGCGACCGGCGCGGATTTCATTATCGACACGACCGGGGAGCCGTTAAAACAAGCGCTTGCCAGCCGGCCGCTGCTGATCAAACCGAATCATCATGAATTGGCCGATTTGTTTGGCGTGGCGTTGGAATCCAAAGAACAGATTGTCGCTTACGGCCGAAAGCTGCTTCAGGAGGGCCCGCGCCACGTCCTGATATCGATGGCGGGCGACGGAGCTTTCTTCATCACCGGAGAGGAAGTTTACTACGCGAACGTTCCGTCCGGCCAAGTCCGGAACTCGGTCGGAGCCGGAGACTCGATGGTCGCCGGGTTCGTCGGCACGCTCGCGCTGGGGGGGGACGCTCTTGAAGCGTTCCGCACGGGCGTCGCTTCGGGAAGCGCAACGGCGTTTTCCGATGACTTGGCGACGCGGGAGCGGATCAATGAGCTGCGGCCGCAGGTGGAAATTTCCCGTTGGTCATGAGCCGAGGGTAAACGGGGACGTTTTAAGCCATCAGCCATGTTTCGATACATGCTTATATCGATTTTGAACTTGGTATATAAGTTGAACTTAAGCAAAGGCGGGAGTCTAACTTATATAGATTCTTATAGGGAGTGAGTACCATGAGAATTACGGATCTGATGATTAAAGAAACGATGATTATGGATTTGCAGGCGTCCAGCAAAGAGGCGGCGATCGACGAGCTGATCGCCAGCCTCGCGGCCAGCGGCAGAATCAATGACCCGGCAAAATTCAAGGCAGCGATTCTGAAGCGCGAGGAGCAGGCGAGCACCGGGATCGGCGGGGGAATCGCCATGCCCCATGCCAAAACCGCTGCGGTGAACGAGCCGACCGTCGTGTTCGCCAAAAGCGGCCAAGGGGTCGATTACGACGCCCTGGACGGCGAGCCCGCTTATTTGTTCTTTATGATCGCCGCTCCGGAAGGCGCGGGGAACACGCATCTTCGCACGCTCGCCGCGCTTTCGCGTCTGCTGATTGACAGCGGCTTCATCGCCAAATTGAAGGAAGCGAAAACGCCGGACGAAGTGGCGGCGCTGTTTGATGCCAAACAAGCCGAGGAAGAGGCGGCTAAAGAAGCGGAAAACTCAGCTGGAGCTAACGGTGGAACGGGCGGGAACAAAAGCGGCCCGAGCGCAAACAGAGCGAATACCAACGTGACCGGTGGGGATGCAGCGAAGAAGGAAGTGCCGACAGCTTTCAGCGGCGGCGGTCCGGCGGACGCGGAGCCGTTCGTCGTCGCCGTTACCGCTTGCCCTACGGGGATCGCGCATACATTTATGGCCGAAGACGCGCTGAAGAAAAAAGCCCGCGAGATGGGGGTAGCCATCCGCGTCGAAACCAACGGCTCGGAGGGCGCGCAGAACGTGCTTACCGCCGATGAAATCCGCCGCGCCCAAGGCGTTATCGTAGCGGCGGACAAAAATGTGGAGATGGCCCGGTTTGAAGGGAAGCCGGTCCTGCAAAGACCGGTCTCCGACGGTATCCGCAAGCCCGAGGAGCTGATCCGGAAAGCGGTGAGCGGCGATGCGCCGATCTACCGCGGCGGCGGCGCCAAATCCGCTGAGAACGGAAACGAGGAGCGGAGCGGGCGCAGCAAAATTTACAAGGATTTGATGAGCGGGATTTCCCATATGCTGCCCTTTGTCGTCGGCGGCGGGATTTTGCTTGCTGTCTCGTTCCTGATCGAGCAGGTGGCCGGGGAGAACAGCCCGCTGTTCCAACTGCTGCAAACGATCGGCGGCGGAAACGGGGCTTTCCACTTCCTGATTCCGATTTTAGCCGGCTTCATCGCTTTCAGCATCGGCGACCGCCCGGCCCTGATGCCCGGGATGGTCGGGGGTCTGATGGCCGTCAACGCCAACGCCGGCTTCCTTGGCGGGCTTGCGGCAGGTTTCCTGGCCGGGTATGTCGTTATCTTGCTGCGTAAGGTTTTCGCCGGGCTGCCGAAAACGCTGGATGGACTCAAGCCTATCCTGCTGTATCCGATATTCGGCCTTTTGATCTCCGGCTCCATCATGTTCTACATTGTCGATCCGATCTTCAGTTGGATTAACACGGGGCTTATCGATGTGCTGAATCACCTGGGTACCGGAAACATGGTGATTCTCGGACTTATTCTCGGCGGTATGATGGCCATCGATATGGGCGGGCCTTTCAACAAAGCCGCTTACGCTTTCGCCATCGGGGTGTTTACGTCGAGCGGAAACACCAACGGAGCGATGATGGCCGCCGTTATGGCCGGCGGGATGGTTCCGCCGCTGGCGATCGCTTTGGCCACGACGTTTTTCAAAGGCAAATTTACGGAGCAAGAGCGTAAATCCGGGGTGACGAACTACGTGCTTGGTCTCTCCTTTATTACGGAAGGCGCCATTCCGTTTGCCGCGTCGGACCCGATGCGCGTTCTGACCTCTTGCATTCTGGGCTCCGCGATCGCGGGCGGGCTGACACAGCTGTGGAAAATCAACGTTCCCGCGCCGCACGGCGGCATTTTCGTCGCCGTTCTCGCCAACCATGCCCTGCTGTTCCTGCTGGCGGTGCTGATCGGCTCGGTCGTTTCCGCACTGGTGCTCGGGGTATGGAAAAAGACTTTGGCGGCGAATTAAAACGGGTAATCCCGTTATACCGAAAAGAACTGCCTTAGGGCATATTCAGCAAACGCAAAAACGCCTGCGGAACGGCAACGTCCGCAGGCGTTTTGCATTAAAATTTAGGATTTGACGGATAATTGCAGGATGCCTTGCTTGTAGCTCCATTTCAGGGCCGGGTATTTTTGCCGGAAGTCGTGCAGCTCCACATAAGACTCGCCATCGACGACTTTGACGCTTTTGGAAGCCGTGGAGAAACCGATCGTCTTGCCGCTGTCGTCCGTAATCGTCAGCTTCTGCGCAGCGGCGTTCCAGGCCGGCTCGCCTTGCACTAGCGCAGCCAGGACGCGAACCGGGGCGTATACTTTTTTGCCGCTTTCCAGCACGTCGACATACCCGGAGAAGGATGCGCCGTTAATCGTCAGGGAAGACGGGCTTCCGCTCAGCTCGATTTTCCGCACCCCGGCCTGATGCAAACCGGCGATCAGTTGGGCTGCCGCACTGCCTTTCACTTCGATGTCCGGCTTGAGGCCGACGTGGTTGAAGTCTTCCCCCTTCGGCGTTAAGTAACGCTGAACGGTTAATTTCAGCGAGCCGCCGTTCGACAAGGAGAAAATATTCTGGATTCGCGCTTTGCCGTACGTTTGCGTACCGACGACCTTGGCGATTCCGTTGTCGCGCAAAGCGCCCGTTAATATCTCCGAAGCGCTGGCCGTCAGCTCGTTGGTGAGCACGACGACGGGCATCCCGATATTTTCGCCGCCCTTGACCGTATACGGCTGCAGCGTCTCGCTTTGATCCGCCGTATACATCAGCACGCCTTCCTTCATAAAATGCTTGGCGATATTCGCAGCCGCTTCCACATAGCCGCCGAGATTGTCCCGCAAGTCGAGCACCAGCGCTCCTATGCCTTGTCCCCGCAGTTTGCTTAATTCATCGGCGAATTCTTTATCCACGTTTTCGGAAAAGGAAGAAATCGCGATATAGCCGACCCTGCTGGAAGGAATAAGCATCCCGGTCACGGACGGCAACGAGAAATGCCCCCGCTTGATCGGAAAGGTCAGCTTTTGCCCGTTGCGGTTCACCGTTATATTGACGATCGTGTTCTCCTGGCCTTGTATCCGGGCGATGTCTTCGCTGCCGGTTACCGCCTTCCCGTCAACCAGCGTGATGATGTCGCTGCGCTTCAGGCCGGCATTCGCCGCCGGAGAGTCTTTGATCACATCGGTGATATACAGCTTGCTGCCGGTAAACCGAAACGTGGCCCCAATGCCGACATATTCCTGGTTCAGGCTTTCCTCGAAGCTCTGCAGCTCTTCCTTGGTGAAATAATCGCTGTACGGGTCGTCAAGGGAATAAACCGCTCCCCGGATGGCATTCTCCAAAAACTGCTCCCTTTCCACCCCTTCGATGTTGTACGCATCCAAAAGATCCAACACTTCTTCAAGCACGACCAGATCGGAATTTTCGGCCGCTTCATTCGCTTCGTTCGCCGCAGCGGTGCTTTCCGCGGCGCCGGCCGCCTGCGGCAATCCTAACAGCGACAAAGCTAAAAGCGGAATGATAACGTACTTGCGGAAATGGTTCTTCTTCATATTGGGTTCGTCCTTTGCTAAATTTTCTGGAGCCTTGTCCCAAGAATCAGCCTAGGAAAGCGTTGCGTACGCGGTCCCAAAAAGGGAACGGACGATAGCGCATGAAGCTGACCTTCTGGTCGGCCACCCGGCAGCGCACGGAGATCAGGTCGTCCATGGGCAGATTGATGTGGTCGACCGTAAGCAGCAGGTTTTGCTCTTTTTTGGAATAGATGTCGCAATGATGATGCTTCGGCAGCACAAGCGGCGAGCCCATCGTCCGGAACACCCGGTTGTTGATCGAGGCGATTTCGGTAATTTGCAGCGCTTCGATCGACGGGTGGATCATGGCTCCGCCCAGGCTTTTGTTGTAGGCGGTGCTTCCGCACGGAGTAGATACGCAGATGCCGTCCCCCCGGAACATTTCGAACATTTGATCGTTGATGTCCACTTGAGCGACAACGGTGCCGTCCACGCCTTTCAGCGTAAATTCGTTCAGACATATGTAGGAGGAGGTTCCCGACTTCTTTTGAATCTCCAGTTCGATAAGCGGGTAACGAACCATCCGGGGCTTGGGGAATCCGGAGCCCGCGTGTCCGCCCATCATGCTGACGAGTTCGGGAATCTCGTCGGCCTTCCAGTCGGCGTAGAAACCGAGATGACCGGTATGAACTCCGACAAAAGCGATGGATGGAATCTGATCGATAAACGTATGGAAGGCATGCAGCATCGTGCCGTCCCCTCCGATGGAAACGACGATGTCCGGGGATTTGGCGTCGAACTGCAGGCCCTGCTGGGCAGCCAGTTTATGAAAAGATTCGCTTAAATCGACAGATAACTGATCGCCACGGTCTAGCACATAATATCTCAAGATGACAAGCTCCTTTGAAGATCCTTTTGTAAAGATCATAATCAATTCCCCGGCAGAACACAATGTTTCGTTTCTTCCCCCATCCTATTCAAAAATTCAACTTAAATATTTCTTTGGTTTTGCAAGCCAGCGATGAATGATTCTCGACAGGACAGACAAAATAATCAGCGTCAAGACCAGCGCAAGCGCCAGCCGGAACGCCGCCGGAACCGACCGCCAGCCGGGAAGTTGCGCGGCTTCCGCGGGCGAAAACAGGCCGAAGGCCGGCGCGGCGCCCATGACGGGTTCCCAAATCAGGAGCAGCAAAGCCGCGGCAACCAGGCCGTGAAGAAAGCGGGCGAACAGAAACGGCAAATAACGCAGATCGCTGCTGTTTAAGATGCTGGCCACCTGGGCATGCACCGAAAGCCCGCCCC
This window contains:
- the pfkB gene encoding 1-phosphofructokinase encodes the protein MIYTVTLNPSIDYVVEVEDLKLGGLNRMTRDLKLPGGKGINVSRVLNRLGAENTAIGFLGGFTGRHIEDLLRGEAVRTDFVHVADDTRINIKLKHGQETEINGQGPKIRPEEEEALMRKLSALKQNDVVVLSGSIPSSLAADFYQRIIGVCRATGADFIIDTTGEPLKQALASRPLLIKPNHHELADLFGVALESKEQIVAYGRKLLQEGPRHVLISMAGDGAFFITGEEVYYANVPSGQVRNSVGAGDSMVAGFVGTLALGGDALEAFRTGVASGSATAFSDDLATRERINELRPQVEISRWS
- a CDS encoding PTS fructose transporter subunit IIABC, which gives rise to MRITDLMIKETMIMDLQASSKEAAIDELIASLAASGRINDPAKFKAAILKREEQASTGIGGGIAMPHAKTAAVNEPTVVFAKSGQGVDYDALDGEPAYLFFMIAAPEGAGNTHLRTLAALSRLLIDSGFIAKLKEAKTPDEVAALFDAKQAEEEAAKEAENSAGANGGTGGNKSGPSANRANTNVTGGDAAKKEVPTAFSGGGPADAEPFVVAVTACPTGIAHTFMAEDALKKKAREMGVAIRVETNGSEGAQNVLTADEIRRAQGVIVAADKNVEMARFEGKPVLQRPVSDGIRKPEELIRKAVSGDAPIYRGGGAKSAENGNEERSGRSKIYKDLMSGISHMLPFVVGGGILLAVSFLIEQVAGENSPLFQLLQTIGGGNGAFHFLIPILAGFIAFSIGDRPALMPGMVGGLMAVNANAGFLGGLAAGFLAGYVVILLRKVFAGLPKTLDGLKPILLYPIFGLLISGSIMFYIVDPIFSWINTGLIDVLNHLGTGNMVILGLILGGMMAIDMGGPFNKAAYAFAIGVFTSSGNTNGAMMAAVMAGGMVPPLAIALATTFFKGKFTEQERKSGVTNYVLGLSFITEGAIPFAASDPMRVLTSCILGSAIAGGLTQLWKINVPAPHGGIFVAVLANHALLFLLAVLIGSVVSALVLGVWKKTLAAN
- a CDS encoding NAD kinase, with translation MRYYVLDRGDQLSVDLSESFHKLAAQQGLQFDAKSPDIVVSIGGDGTMLHAFHTFIDQIPSIAFVGVHTGHLGFYADWKADEIPELVSMMGGHAGSGFPKPRMVRYPLIELEIQKKSGTSSYICLNEFTLKGVDGTVVAQVDINDQMFEMFRGDGICVSTPCGSTAYNKSLGGAMIHPSIEALQITEIASINNRVFRTMGSPLVLPKHHHCDIYSKKEQNLLLTVDHINLPMDDLISVRCRVADQKVSFMRYRPFPFWDRVRNAFLG
- a CDS encoding S41 family peptidase; translated protein: MKKNHFRKYVIIPLLALSLLGLPQAAGAAESTAAANEANEAAENSDLVVLEEVLDLLDAYNIEGVEREQFLENAIRGAVYSLDDPYSDYFTKEELQSFEESLNQEYVGIGATFRFTGSKLYITDVIKDSPAANAGLKRSDIITLVDGKAVTGSEDIARIQGQENTIVNITVNRNGQKLTFPIKRGHFSLPSVTGMLIPSSRVGYIAISSFSENVDKEFADELSKLRGQGIGALVLDLRDNLGGYVEAAANIAKHFMKEGVLMYTADQSETLQPYTVKGGENIGMPVVVLTNELTASASEILTGALRDNGIAKVVGTQTYGKARIQNIFSLSNGGSLKLTVQRYLTPKGEDFNHVGLKPDIEVKGSAAAQLIAGLHQAGVRKIELSGSPSSLTINGASFSGYVDVLESGKKVYAPVRVLAALVQGEPAWNAAAQKLTITDDSGKTIGFSTASKSVKVVDGESYVELHDFRQKYPALKWSYKQGILQLSVKS